A single region of the Populus nigra chromosome 2, ddPopNigr1.1, whole genome shotgun sequence genome encodes:
- the LOC133683127 gene encoding uncharacterized protein LOC133683127, with protein sequence MFEEMAPLRSSGYIDPGWEHGIAQDERKKKVKCNYCGKIVSGGIFRLKQHLARISGEVTHCVKVPEEVCFNMRKNLEGCRSGRKRRQTEYEQASLAFHSNEYDDMEEASCSYKQKGKRVVGDKNLVIRFASLRSLGYVDPGWEHCVAQDEKKKRVKCNYCEKIISGGINRFKQHLARIPGEVAYCDKAPEEVYLRIKENMKWHRTGRRNRKLESKDISTFYTNSDNEEEEEEHEGGLLQYSSKDLLVIDDKFSDNDIRNNIKGRSPGSSSNGAEPPMKRSRLDSVFLKSLKSQTSSHYRQTKAKMGFEKKARKEVISAICKFFYHAGLPSNAANSPYFHKMLELVGQYGPGLQGPSSRLISGRFLQDEITTIKEYQEEFKASWMITGCSIVADSWNDLQGRTSINLLVCCPRGVYFVSSVDATDIIEDAASLFKLLDKVVEEIGEENVVQVITKNTASFKAAGKMLEEKRRNLFWTPCAIHCIDQMVEDFLNIKWVGECVDKAKRVTRFIYNNTWLLNYMKKEFTKGQELLRPAVTKYGTTFFTLQSILDQRVGLKRMFQSNKWISSRFTKSDDGREVEKIVLNSTFWKKIQYVIKSLEPVALVLQKIDSDETQSIAHIYNDMCRAKHAIKAIHGDDARKYGPFWSVIENQWSSLFHHPLYVAAYFLNPSYRYRPDFLLNPEVIRGLNECIVRLEADTGKRVSASMQIPDFVSAKADFGTDLAISTRMELNPAAWWQQHGINCLELQRIAIRMLSQTCSSLVCEHTWSIYDQVHSKRHSSVSRKRWNELTYVHYNLRLRERQQGRKPGDVISFDNLITENILDDWLVESDKQPMQEDEEILYNEMEQFDGDVMDENDHQEKRPADMVTLAGGVLEPLDVIPTAGGVTTEDDGLDFLDDDLTD encoded by the exons ATGTTTGAAGAAATGGCTCCACTTCGGTCCTCAGGATATATTGATCCTGGATGGGAGCATGGCATTGCTCAagatgaaagaaagaagaaggtcAAATGCAACTACTGTGGGAAAATAGTCAGCGGTGGAATATTCAGGTTGAAGCAACATTTAGCTAGAATTTCTGGTGAAGTTACTCACTGTGTTAAGGTTCCTGAGGAAGTATGCTTCAATATGAGAAAAAACCTGGAAGGATGCCGTTCAGGTCGAAAACGAAGGCAAACTGAATATGAACAGGCATCTTTAGCTTTCCACTCTAATGAATATGATGACATGGAAGAAGCTTCTTGTAGTTACAAACAAAAAGGCAAAAGGGTGGTGGGTGACAAGAACTTGGTTATAAGGTTTGCTTCTCTTCGATCCTTAGGATATGTGGACCCGGGCTGGGAACACTGTGTTGCTCaagatgaaaagaagaaaagggtgaAGTGCAACTACtgtgaaaaaattattagtggAGGCATAAACCGATTTAAACAACATCTGGCTAGGATCCCTGGGGAAGTTGCCTACTGTGACAAGGCACCTGAGGAAGTGTACCTTAGAATCAAGGAGAACATGAAATGGCACCGTACTGGAAGAAGGAATCGGAAACTTGAATCTAAAGACATATCCACTTTCTATACCAACTCAGACAatgaggaggaagaggaggaacATGAGGGAGGGTTGTTGCAATATTCAAGTAAAGATTTGCTGGTCATTGATGATAAATTTTCTGACAATGACATCAGAAATAACATCAAGGGGAGGTCCCCTGGTAGCAGCAGCAATGGTGCTGAACCACCAATGAAAAGATCAAGATTGGATTCAGTGTTTTTGAAGTCTCTTAAAAGCCAAACATCATCACACTACAGGCAAACAAAAGCAAAGATGGGTTTTGAGAAGAAAGCTCGAAAGGAAGTGATCTCTGCTATCTGCAAATTCTTTTATCATGCAGGATTGCCTTCAAATGCAGCAAATTCCCCATATTTCCACAAAATGCTGGAGTTGGTTGGCCAGTATGGGCCAGGTCTGCAAGGTCCTTCCAGCCGACTGATATCTGGTCGATTTCTTCAGGATGAGATCACTACCATTAAAGAGTATCAAGAAGAATTTAAGGCATCTTGGATGATTACTGGTTGTTCTATTGTGGCTGATAGTTGGAATGATCTCCAGGGTAGGACATCAATAAACCTTTTGGTCTGTTGTCCCCGAGGTgtatattttgtttcttctgtTGATGCCACTGATATAATAGAAGATGCCGCCAGCCTTTTCAAGTTGTTGGACAAGGTGGTGGAAGAGATTGGTGAGGAAAATGTTGTTCAG GTAATCACTAAGAACACTGCCAGTTTTAAGGCCGCTGGGAAGATGctagaagagaaaaggagaaatttATTTTGGACACCATGTGCTATCCATTGCATTGATCAAATGGTAGAGgattttttgaatataaaatggGTAGGAGAGTGCGTAGATAAAGCTAAAAGAGTTACAAGGTTCATTTACAACAATACTTGGTTGTTGAATTATATGAAGAAAGAGTTCACAAAGGGACAGGAACTTCTCAGGCCAGCTGTTACTAAATATGGCACTACATTCTTCACTTTACAAAGTATTTTGGACCAAAGGGTGGGTCTTAAGAGAATGTTCCAATCAAATAAATGGATATCCTCTCGATTTACCAAATCAGATGATGGTAGAGAAGTCGAAAAAATTGTCTTAAATTCCACATTCTGGAAGAAGATACAGTATGTGATAAAATCTTTAGAACCAGTTGCACTTGTTCTTCAGAAGATAGATAGTGATGAAACCCAATCAATAGCACATATATATAATGACATGTGTAGAGCTAAACATGCAATTAAAGCTATTCATGGGGATGATGCACGAAAATATGGACCTTTCTGGAGTGTGATAGAAAACCAATGGAGCTCCTTGTTTCACCACCCTCTTTATGTGGCTGCTTACTTTCTTAATCCATCTTACCGCTATCGTCCTGATTTCCTATTG AATCCTGAGGTTATTCGTGGTCTAAATGAATGCATTGTTCGATTAGAAGCTGACACCGGGAAAAGAGTTTCTGCATCCATGCAG ATACCTGATTTTGTGTCTGCCAAAGCGGATTTTGGAACTGATTTGGCTATAAGTACTAGAATGGAGCTCAATCCAG CTGCATGGTGGCAGCAACATGGGATAAATTGCTTGGAGCTTCAACGAATTGCCATTCGCATGCTAAGCCAGACATGCTCATCTCTTGTATGTGAACACACGTGGAGTATATATGATCAAGTTCACAGTAAAAGGCATAGTAGTGTGTCTAGGAAGAGATGGAATGAGCTTACCTATGTCCATTACAATTTGCGACTAAGAGAACGACAACAAGGAAGAAAGCCTGGTGATGTGATCTCATTTGACAATTTAATTACAGAAAACATACTGGATGACTGGCTTGTGGAGTCAGACAAACAACCCATGCAAGAAGACGAG GAGATCCTTTATAATGAGATGGAACAATTTGATGGAGACGTAATGGATGAGAATGACCATCAAGAAAAGAGACCTGCAGATATGGTGACATTGGCAGGGGGGGTACTTGAGCCTTTGGATGTTATTCCTACTGCCGGAGGAGTTACCACAGAAGATGACGGTcttgattttcttgatgatgATTTGACAGATTAG
- the LOC133681595 gene encoding peptide chain release factor 1, mitochondrial isoform X1, translated as MRRIHGGGGVGFKWSFNLLKQKLIQSGRNTNHWNRTSFLQSPIPKHFSRYYSTAESQLQLSPNLIRIMEQRLSAIEHRSACLENFMNQPEASPTEFSRANKELRKLRGSMELITYLRTKQKEIDGLRSLMTECPEDKDMLDMANEELSQAMEEEKRLQNLLLKSLLPRDDADERDCILEVRAGSGGEEASLFAMDIFKMYERFSQNNGWKFEVVYITESDLKGYKEASAAISGADVFGKLKFESGIHRVQRVPVTEKLGRVHTSAVSVAILPQADEVDLHLRNEDLRIDTYRSGGSGGQHANTTNSAVRITHLPTGITVSIQDERSQHMNKSKALKVLCAKLYEMERSRLHMSRSRLRSEQIGSGDRSERIRTYNFPQGRVTDHRVGITHHSINDVMQGESLDVFIDALLLQQEMDAIASFGSIE; from the exons ATGAGAAGAATTCATGGAGGAGGAGGGGTAGGGTTTAAGTGGAGCTTCAATTTGTTAAAGCAGAAGCTTATCCAATCGGGGCGAAACACAAATCATTGGAATCGAACATCCTTTCTCCAGTCCCCAATTCCCAAACATTTTTCTCGCTATTACTCCACTG CAGAATCGCAACTGCAGTTGTCCCCGAACCTAATTAGAATAATGGAACAAAGACTATCCGCTATTGAACACAGGAGTGCTTGTCTTGAGAATTTCATGAACCAG CCAGAAGCCTCACCTACAGAATTTTCGAGGGCAAATAAAGAGCTTCGGAAACTCAGGGGTTCAATGGAACTTATAACCTACCTCAGGACCAAACAGAAG GAGATTGATGGTTTGAGATCACTGATGACTGAATGCCCAGAAGATAAAGACATGCTTGATATGGCAAACGAGGAATTGAGCCAGGCCatggaagaagagaaaagactgCAGAATTTGCTGCTGAAGTCATTGCTTCCCAGGGATGATGCTGATGAGAGGGACTGCATTTTGGAGGTGAGAGCAG GATCTGGAGGGGAAGAGGCTTCTTTATTTGCGATGGATATATTCAAAAT GTATGAGAGATTCTCTCAGAATAACGGTTGGAAATTTGAAGTGGTATATATAACAGAATCTGATTTGAAAGGATATAAG GAAGCTAGTGCAGCAATCTCAGGAGCTGATGTCTTTGGGAAACTCAAATTTGAGAGTGGAATTCACAGAGTTCAG CGTGTTCCAGTGACAGAGAAGTTGGGTCGTGTTCACACTAGTGCTGTGTCTGTTGCTATCCTTCCTCAAGCTGATGAG GTGGACCTTCATTTGAGGAATGAAGATTTGAGAATTGACACGTATAGATCTGGTGGTTCTGGCGGTCAGCATGCAAATACCACCAATAGTGCTGTTAGAATAACTCATCTTCCAACCGGGATAACGGTTTCCATACAAGATGAACGATCCCAGCATATG AATAAATCAAAAGCCCTCAAAGTGCTATGTGCAAAGCTGTATGAAATGGAAAGGTCAAGACTTCATATGAGTAGATCAAGACTTCGATCAGAGCAG ATTGGTAGTGGAGACAGATCTGAACGCATCAGAACATACAACTTTCCTCAAGGACGTGTCACTGATCATCGTGTTGGCATCACTCATCATTCAATAAATGATGTGATGCAGGGCGAGAGTCTGGATGTCTTCATTGATGCTCTTCTTCTACAGCAGGAAATGGATGCAATTGCATCATTTGGTTCTATTGAGTGA
- the LOC133681595 gene encoding peptide chain release factor 1, mitochondrial isoform X2 — MRRIHGGGGVGFKWSFNLLKQKLIQSGRNTNHWNRTSFLQSPIPKHFSRYYSTESQLQLSPNLIRIMEQRLSAIEHRSACLENFMNQPEASPTEFSRANKELRKLRGSMELITYLRTKQKEIDGLRSLMTECPEDKDMLDMANEELSQAMEEEKRLQNLLLKSLLPRDDADERDCILEVRAGSGGEEASLFAMDIFKMYERFSQNNGWKFEVVYITESDLKGYKEASAAISGADVFGKLKFESGIHRVQRVPVTEKLGRVHTSAVSVAILPQADEVDLHLRNEDLRIDTYRSGGSGGQHANTTNSAVRITHLPTGITVSIQDERSQHMNKSKALKVLCAKLYEMERSRLHMSRSRLRSEQIGSGDRSERIRTYNFPQGRVTDHRVGITHHSINDVMQGESLDVFIDALLLQQEMDAIASFGSIE; from the exons ATGAGAAGAATTCATGGAGGAGGAGGGGTAGGGTTTAAGTGGAGCTTCAATTTGTTAAAGCAGAAGCTTATCCAATCGGGGCGAAACACAAATCATTGGAATCGAACATCCTTTCTCCAGTCCCCAATTCCCAAACATTTTTCTCGCTATTACTCCACTG AATCGCAACTGCAGTTGTCCCCGAACCTAATTAGAATAATGGAACAAAGACTATCCGCTATTGAACACAGGAGTGCTTGTCTTGAGAATTTCATGAACCAG CCAGAAGCCTCACCTACAGAATTTTCGAGGGCAAATAAAGAGCTTCGGAAACTCAGGGGTTCAATGGAACTTATAACCTACCTCAGGACCAAACAGAAG GAGATTGATGGTTTGAGATCACTGATGACTGAATGCCCAGAAGATAAAGACATGCTTGATATGGCAAACGAGGAATTGAGCCAGGCCatggaagaagagaaaagactgCAGAATTTGCTGCTGAAGTCATTGCTTCCCAGGGATGATGCTGATGAGAGGGACTGCATTTTGGAGGTGAGAGCAG GATCTGGAGGGGAAGAGGCTTCTTTATTTGCGATGGATATATTCAAAAT GTATGAGAGATTCTCTCAGAATAACGGTTGGAAATTTGAAGTGGTATATATAACAGAATCTGATTTGAAAGGATATAAG GAAGCTAGTGCAGCAATCTCAGGAGCTGATGTCTTTGGGAAACTCAAATTTGAGAGTGGAATTCACAGAGTTCAG CGTGTTCCAGTGACAGAGAAGTTGGGTCGTGTTCACACTAGTGCTGTGTCTGTTGCTATCCTTCCTCAAGCTGATGAG GTGGACCTTCATTTGAGGAATGAAGATTTGAGAATTGACACGTATAGATCTGGTGGTTCTGGCGGTCAGCATGCAAATACCACCAATAGTGCTGTTAGAATAACTCATCTTCCAACCGGGATAACGGTTTCCATACAAGATGAACGATCCCAGCATATG AATAAATCAAAAGCCCTCAAAGTGCTATGTGCAAAGCTGTATGAAATGGAAAGGTCAAGACTTCATATGAGTAGATCAAGACTTCGATCAGAGCAG ATTGGTAGTGGAGACAGATCTGAACGCATCAGAACATACAACTTTCCTCAAGGACGTGTCACTGATCATCGTGTTGGCATCACTCATCATTCAATAAATGATGTGATGCAGGGCGAGAGTCTGGATGTCTTCATTGATGCTCTTCTTCTACAGCAGGAAATGGATGCAATTGCATCATTTGGTTCTATTGAGTGA
- the LOC133682228 gene encoding protein RADIALIS-like 4 yields the protein MDDFPKVMYGWSWEENKLFEMALAVVDEEDPDRWKVVAAMVGGKKSEEDVQKHYVILLEDLQVIESGKLDHKLVGEAQPCVQVDCTESVCWTDEDHKLLVQLDIN from the exons ATGGATGATTTTCCAAAAGTTATGTATGGGTGGAGCTGGGAAGAAAACAAGCTGTTTGAGATGGCTTTGGCTGTGGTTGATGAAGAAGACCCAGATAGATGGAAGGTGGTTGCAGCCATGGTTGGTGGGAAGAAGAGTGAAGAGGATGTGCAGAAACATTATGTGATCCTTTTAGAGGACTTGCAGGTTATAGAGTCCGGTAAATTGGATCATAAACTTGTCGGAGAAGCTCAGCCTTGTGTTCAAGTTGACTGCACTGAATCTGTATGTTGGACTGATGAAGATCACAA GTTGCTGGTACAACTGGACATAAATTGA
- the LOC133683160 gene encoding uncharacterized protein LOC133683160, with protein MNNLIVICQSGGKFSTASDGSLSYVGGDAHAISVSRETKFDELRLEIADMWKYGTDSMTIKYFLPNNKRTLITISSDKDVQRFLDFHGNSGTVDVFVIKNESSTALAAVTPSTTEATPVPPRKRSTRKRVIQQEYPLNVTPVAQAPAPAFLASASASENAGRFNSLATVPTEIQSGGQMKRVKLWENCITGLHQQFNNVREVRDAFRKYSIAQGFTIKFKKNDSMRVSAKCSVDGCPWRIFASRLSTTHLFRIKRLNEIHTCGAGTSTDSHPRASKKVVEGIVKEKLRDSPNVKPKEIANQIQQEFGIELRYSQVRRWMEAATEEIQGSYKEAYNQLPWLCEKIVETNPGTAVSLNTREDLSFHRLFIAFHASLHGFQSGCRPLLFLDTMSLQSKYQSELLTAAAVDGNYGIFPVAFAIVDVVNDDNWHWFLVQLKTALPTFQPITFVADRQMGLRQSISVVFENSYHAYCLRYLSEELKRDLKGPCIHEIIGVIVGHLYDAAYAPTLDAFRKCIESIKSISPEAYDWILQSDPENWANSLFHGARYNHITSGIAESFYSWLTELAALPIIKIIETIRHKLMELIYTRKVESDQWLTRLTPSVEDKLQKEILKAQSLQVMFSPSNTFEVQDFLGAVNVVNIDAWDCSCREWQLNGFPCLHAVAVLQHIGRDVYDYCSKYYTTEAFRLTYSESIKPVPTVDKPVLGESSEVQVNPSPLRRVSGSPKKRRIRSRGVVKRPLHCSRCKGEGHNKVSCNVVS; from the exons ATGAATAACCTTATTGTGATATGTCAGTCTGGTGGGAAGTTTTCCACTGCTAGTGATGGTTCCTTGTCGTATGTTGGTGGAGATGCTCATGCTATTAGTGTAAGTCGTGAGACTAAATTTGATGAATTGAGGTTGGAGATTGCAGATATGTGGAAGTATGGAACTGATTCAATGACCATCAAGTACTTTCTTCCCAATAACAAGCGGACTCTGATTACTATTTCAAGTGACAAAGACGTCCAgcgttttcttgattttcatggAAACTCAGGGACTGTGGACGTTTTTGTCATTAAGAATGAAAGCTCAACAGCATTAGCTGCAGTTACGCCTAGTACAACTGAAGCCACACCTGTGCCTCCTCGTAAAAG GTCCACAAGGAAGAGAGTGATCCAACAAGAGTATCCTCTCAATGTTACACCTGTTGCTCAAGCTCCTGCCCCTGCTTTTcttgcttctgcttctgcttctgagAATGCTGGGCGATTCAACTCCTTGGCTACAGTACCTACTGAAATTCAGAGTGGTGGACAGATGAAACGTGTTAAGTTATGGGAGAATTGCATTACCGGCCTTCACCAGCAGTTTAACAATGTACGTGAAGTCCGTGATGCTTTCCGCAAGTATTCCATTGCTCAGGGATTCACGatcaagtttaagaaaaatgatAGCATGCGTGTAAGTGCCAAGTGCAGTGTTGATGGTTGTCCCTGGAGGATTTTTGCATCAAGGTTGTCTACCACACACTTATTCCGAATTAAAAGGCTGAATGAAATTCACACATGTGGTGCTGGTACCAGTACAGATAGTCATCCTCGAGCCTCAAAGAAAGTAGTGGAAGGTATTGTCAAGGAAAAGTTGCGTGATAGTCCTAATGTCAAACCCAAGGAAATTGCCAATCAAATTCAGCAGGAATTTGGAATTGAATTGAGATATTCACAGGTTCGACGTTGGATGGAGGCTGCTACGGAGGAGATTCAGGGTTCATACAAAGAGGCGTACAATCAATTACCATGGTTGTGTGAGAAGATTGTAGAGACAAATCCAGGTACAGCTGTCTCTCTTAACACCAGGGAGGACCTAAGTTTTCATCGGTTATTTATTGCCTTTCATGCTTCACTACATGGTTTTCAGAGTGGTTGTCGCCCCTTGCTTTTCCTTGACACTATGAGCCTGCAATCAAAATATCAGTCAGAATTGCTGACTGCAGCAGCGGTTGATGGAAATTATGGTATTTTCCCTGTTGCTTTTGCTATAGTGGATGTTGTGAATGATGATAACTGGCATTGGTTTTTGGTACAATTGAAAACTGCTCTTCCAACATTTCAGCCAATAACATTTGTGGCTGATAGACAGATGGGGTTAAGACAGTCAATTTCTGTGGTTTTTGAGAATTCTTACCATGCTTATTGCCTTCGCTATCTGTCAGAAGAGCTGAAGAGGGATCTTAAGGGTCCATGCATTCATGAAATTATTGGAGTCATCGTTGGACATCTTTATGATGCTGCATATGCTCCCACACTTGATGCATTTCGAAAGTGCATTGAAAGCATCAAGAGTATTTCACCTGAAGCCTATGATTGGATTTTGCAAAGTGACCCTGAAAACTGGGCAAACTCACTTTTCCATGGTGCGCGGTACAACCATATAACATCAGGCATTGCCGAGTCATTTTACAGTTGGTTAACTGAGCTCGCAGCATTACCAATAATAAAGATTATTGAGACCATTCGCCATAAGCTGATGGAACTAATTTACACTCGAAAGGTGGAGTCAGATCAGTGGCTAACAAGATTAACTCCATCCGTGGAGGATAAATTACAGAAAGAGATTCTCAAGGCACAGTCACTTCAAGTTATGTTTTCACCTAGTAACACTTTTGAGGTACAAGATTTCCTGGGTGCAGTTAATGTCGTTAACATAGATGCATGGGACTGTAGTTGCAGGGAATGGCAACTTAACGGTTTCCCATGTTTGCATGCTGTGGCGGTGCTTCAGCACATTGGTAGGGATGTGTATGACTACTGCTCCAAGTACTATACAACTGAAGCTTTTCGTTTAACATACTCTGAATCAATAAAGCCTGTTCCAACGGTAGATAAGCCTGTGCTTGGAGAATCATCAGAGGTTCAGGTAAACCCTTCCCCTCTTCGTCGTGTCTCTGGCTCTCCCAAGAAGAGAAGAATCCGGTCAAGAGGAGTGGTTAAAAGGCCACTGCATTGCAGCAGGTGCAAAGGTGAAGGCCACAATAAAGTATCGTGCAATGTTGTCTCGTAG